From the genome of Rhineura floridana isolate rRhiFlo1 chromosome 7, rRhiFlo1.hap2, whole genome shotgun sequence, one region includes:
- the LOC133389656 gene encoding lipase member M-like, producing MPTSPLLVTSSNPPSRKVFSVISDFDISVKIFKGRGIKKSNMWFLFLMACTIQGILSSKEPAPRTGNVNPEAYMNVSEIIHRRGYCAEEYEEVTPDGYILTVNRIPCDRILEHEPPKPVVLLQHGFALEGSSWVANMPNNSLGFMLADAGYDVWIGNNRGNSWSRKHQKLTANQEQYFAYSFDEMAKYDLPFIISFIVEKSRMPKLHFVGFSQGATQGFITFSSMPHIAENIRMFHALAPLSTLKNPQSPFVKLLFASDGVIKTFLGKKDFSLRSEIKREVITRICSSKVFNKLCSWVLSVVGGSNEKNLNMSRIDVYMSHFPDSTSVQNLLHWGQIHKTGKFRAFDYGSKNMARYNQTEPLSYNLERLNIPTTVWYGEKDWFADPDNVKPLICRVRKVVRYGNNLSN from the exons atgccaacctcgcCGCTGCTTGTAACCAGCAGCAACCCACCTTCCAGGAAG GTTTTCAGCGTTATCAGTGATTTTGATATTTCTGTTAAGATTTTCAAGGGAAGGGGGATAAAAAA ATCCAACATGTGGTTCCTTTTTCTGATGGCATGTACAATCCAAGGAATTTTGTCTTCAAAAGAACCAGCACCTAGAACAGGCAATGTGAATCCTGAAGCATACATGAATGTA AGCGAGATCATCCACCGTAGAGGATACTGTGCTGAAGAATATGAAGAAGTAACACCTGATGGTTACATCCTCACTGTCAACAGAATTCCTTGTGACAGGATTCTGGAACAT GAGCCGC CTAAACCCGTTGTGCTTTTGCAACATGGCTTTGCTTTAGAGGGAAGCAGCTGGGTTGCAAATATGCCCAACAACAGCCTCGGGTTCATGCTAGCAGATGCCGGATATGATGTATGGATAGGGAATAACAGGGGCAACTCCTGGTCACGAAAGCATCAAAAACTTACAGCTAACCAAGAACAATATTTTGCTTACAG CTTTGATGAAATGGCCAAATATGACCTTCCTTTCATAATCTCATTTATTGTGGAGAAATCTAGAATGCCCAAGTTGCATTTTGTTGGATTTTCTCAGGGTGCTACTCAAG GTTTCATCACATTTTCATCTATGCCACACATAGCTGAAAATATAAGAATGTTTCATGCCCTGGCTCCACTGAGCACACTTAAgaatccccagagcccttttgtcAAGCTGCTGTTCGCATCTGATGGAGTAATAAAG ACTTTCTTGGGCAAGAAAGATTTCTCACTGAGAAGTGAGATTAAGAGAGAAGTTATTACTCGTATATGCAGCTCCAAAGTCTTCAACAAGCTCTGTTCTTGGGTCCTGTCAGTTGTTGGGGGATCTAATGAGAAGAACCTAAATATG AGTCGCATTGATGTCTACATGTCACATTTTCCAGATTCAACATCTGTACAAAATCTACTGCATTGGGGACAG ATACACAAAACTGGAAAATTCAGAGCTTTTGATTATGGGAGTAAAAACATGGCTAGATACAATCAG actgaaCCTCTGTCATACAACCTAGAACGTCTGAACATACCAACAACTGTGTGGTATGGTGAAAAAGACTGGTTTGCTGATCCTGATAATGTCAAACCATTGATCTGTCGTGTCCGTAAAGTAGTCAGATATGGAAATAACCTATCTAACTAG